A single region of the Methanolacinia paynteri genome encodes:
- a CDS encoding DUF4013 domain-containing protein — protein MANNIIGDAFAYAKEGLLGNFTKWILVIVLALIQGITLCIIPVLNGYIVRIYSGEKTLPEVDRWGKLFVDGWKYNIIAILYMIPAIIVAVVLGFFTILSFSEMTTIILDGNMAGVIELVTGIITVLFILLIVLMILSLFLMMGLVRFGKTGKIGEAFSFGAINKQISGGVGWLGYIGYVILLWILGLILMLIIAAINILLLPLGILVMLLILPAWSVFAAKYMTNIYDAGESA, from the coding sequence ATGGCGAATAATATTATTGGAGATGCCTTCGCTTATGCAAAAGAAGGTCTTCTGGGCAACTTTACAAAATGGATCCTGGTTATTGTTCTTGCATTAATCCAGGGGATCACATTATGCATCATTCCGGTCCTCAACGGGTACATCGTAAGGATCTATTCCGGAGAAAAAACACTCCCCGAGGTCGATCGCTGGGGAAAACTGTTCGTTGACGGATGGAAGTACAACATCATAGCAATACTCTACATGATTCCGGCGATTATCGTAGCGGTTGTTCTCGGATTTTTCACTATATTGTCATTTTCAGAGATGACGACGATAATTTTGGATGGGAATATGGCAGGAGTAATTGAACTGGTCACAGGTATAATCACTGTTCTGTTCATCCTCCTGATTGTGCTCATGATACTCTCGCTGTTCCTCATGATGGGACTTGTTCGTTTCGGAAAAACGGGCAAAATCGGCGAAGCCTTCAGCTTTGGTGCAATCAACAAGCAGATCTCAGGCGGTGTCGGATGGCTCGGGTACATCGGATACGTCATCCTTCTCTGGATACTCGGGTTGATTTTAATGCTGATAATCGCGGCAATAAACATCCTGCTTCTCCCACTGGGAATACTTGTCATGCTGCTGATTCTTCCCGCATGGTCCGTATTCGCTGCAAAATACATGACAAACATCTATGACGCAGGCGAATCAGCCTGA
- a CDS encoding cytochrome c biogenesis protein CcdA has protein sequence MRGRWRILPAFLLALFILLLFIQPVVAAEETEDEFQDRLSGLLEESNNSITVFYSNSCSACKKVVPEIIEITKEYPEISFNYFDLYGSDENRTIMLAFGEKYGVEYPAYPVVFTGDSTVLEGKSKIELYLRKVLEAHKNGHIPDAEYESSLWSARSPPSEASNVTATDDNRKISLLLVILSGLADGINPCALSVLALLLATLSSLNSRRKILLGGLVYTFAVFLFYIMAGLGILTIINYSGFSGIFSIAAGIIAIIAGIITLTGGIWEGNAVSPGIPVSKRPTIKKIMERASIPAAFVLGMMVGLFELPCTGGIYIAILGLLSSQMTFYEGLPYLLVYNLMFIVPLVAIILAVAFGLSPEKVDSWRDSNKKLLKIGIGLILIAMGLYILAGYLF, from the coding sequence ATGAGAGGAAGATGGAGAATTTTACCTGCATTTCTGCTGGCGTTATTCATACTGCTCTTATTCATACAGCCTGTTGTTGCAGCTGAAGAAACGGAAGATGAATTCCAGGACCGGCTTTCCGGGCTCCTTGAAGAGTCGAACAATTCTATAACGGTCTTTTACAGCAACAGCTGCAGCGCCTGCAAAAAAGTAGTGCCCGAGATAATCGAAATTACAAAGGAATACCCGGAAATATCCTTCAATTATTTTGATTTGTACGGTTCTGATGAAAACAGAACTATAATGCTGGCATTCGGGGAAAAATACGGAGTTGAATACCCTGCGTACCCGGTGGTGTTTACAGGTGACAGCACAGTTCTCGAAGGAAAAAGCAAGATTGAACTTTACCTTAGAAAAGTTCTGGAAGCTCATAAAAACGGGCATATCCCTGATGCCGAATATGAATCTTCACTGTGGTCCGCCCGGTCACCGCCATCTGAAGCATCCAACGTAACAGCAACGGACGACAACAGAAAGATCTCGCTGCTGCTGGTAATACTATCCGGGCTTGCCGACGGAATAAATCCGTGCGCCTTATCCGTTCTCGCTCTGCTTCTTGCAACCCTCTCGAGCCTGAATTCAAGAAGAAAGATCCTCCTCGGCGGTCTTGTATACACCTTCGCGGTATTCCTGTTCTATATAATGGCAGGGCTCGGAATCCTGACAATAATAAATTATTCAGGCTTCTCAGGCATTTTTTCGATTGCCGCAGGGATCATTGCGATTATTGCAGGAATAATCACCCTTACCGGAGGCATATGGGAAGGGAATGCGGTATCTCCCGGCATCCCGGTGTCAAAGAGACCTACTATAAAGAAGATAATGGAGAGAGCATCCATCCCTGCCGCGTTCGTACTCGGGATGATGGTGGGACTTTTCGAACTGCCATGTACGGGCGGGATCTACATCGCAATTCTCGGTCTCCTCTCTTCCCAGATGACATTCTACGAAGGCCTTCCGTATCTCCTGGTATACAACCTTATGTTCATAGTCCCGCTGGTCGCAATAATACTTGCAGTAGCTTTCGGGCTTTCACCTGAAAAAGTGGACAGTTGGAGAGATTCGAATAAAAAATTATTAAAGATCGGAATAGGCCTCATTTTGATTGCAATGGGCCTGTATATTCTTGCCGGATATCTGTTCTAA
- the nifB gene encoding nitrogenase cofactor biosynthesis protein NifB yields the protein MSDDGYPTVFIEGKEIPYDPEQLRKINEHPCYSKEACHKSGRMHLPVAPKCNIQCNYCVRNFDCVNESRPGVCSEVLKPEEAVKLVGEVLDKYPYIKVIGIAGPGDPLANEETFETLRLLKENYPTPIKCLSTNGLLLPENLDRLIEYDVGNITVTLNAVDPAIGEKIYSFVEWEGKKLHGREGAEKLLSQQLKGIEMAVAKKILVKINTVFIPGVNDHHIVDIAKKVGEMGVFTFNLIPVIPQYKFSDVTPPTPKEKREMQDKCSPFVRQMRHCQRCRSDAIGKLGEDIQDCIYQSRHAEE from the coding sequence ATGAGCGATGACGGATATCCGACTGTTTTTATTGAGGGAAAGGAGATCCCTTATGACCCCGAACAGTTGAGGAAGATAAACGAGCATCCCTGCTACAGCAAGGAGGCATGCCATAAGTCCGGGAGAATGCACCTTCCGGTTGCTCCGAAGTGCAATATACAGTGCAATTATTGTGTAAGGAATTTCGATTGCGTAAACGAGAGCAGACCCGGGGTTTGCAGCGAAGTCCTGAAGCCCGAGGAAGCGGTAAAACTCGTGGGCGAGGTCCTCGACAAGTATCCGTATATAAAAGTCATCGGAATAGCCGGTCCCGGCGATCCTCTTGCAAACGAGGAGACATTTGAGACGCTGAGACTCCTGAAGGAAAATTATCCCACACCTATCAAGTGTCTCAGTACAAACGGACTCCTGCTTCCGGAAAATCTCGACCGTCTCATCGAATACGATGTAGGAAATATTACAGTCACCCTTAACGCAGTGGACCCGGCAATAGGCGAGAAGATCTATTCATTCGTCGAGTGGGAGGGTAAGAAACTTCACGGGCGTGAGGGTGCTGAAAAACTCCTGTCCCAGCAGCTCAAAGGTATCGAGATGGCTGTTGCGAAGAAGATCCTCGTAAAAATAAATACGGTATTTATCCCGGGAGTAAACGACCATCATATCGTCGACATTGCAAAGAAAGTCGGCGAGATGGGAGTCTTCACCTTCAACCTGATCCCTGTTATACCGCAGTATAAATTCAGTGATGTGACCCCGCCGACACCAAAAGAAAAGCGTGAGATGCAGGACAAATGCTCTCCCTTTGTCCGCCAGATGAGGCATTGCCAGAGATGCCGTTCGGATGCAATCGGCAAACTCGGCGAGGATATCCAGGACTGTATCTACCAGTCGAGGCATGCTGAAGAATAG
- a CDS encoding FeoA family protein, translating into MVLKKLCDLSAGEKGKISEISRYRNESECMGLYPGIMIEVLTKDSSKGPCIIKTESGRMEIVMKREIASHMQVEKD; encoded by the coding sequence ATGGTTTTAAAAAAATTATGCGACCTTTCGGCCGGAGAAAAAGGTAAGATCTCGGAAATATCGAGATATAGGAATGAATCGGAATGCATGGGTCTGTATCCCGGGATAATGATCGAGGTTCTGACCAAAGACTCCTCAAAAGGGCCGTGTATCATAAAAACCGAAAGCGGCCGGATGGAAATCGTCATGAAACGGGAGATTGCCTCTCATATGCAGGTGGAAAAAGACTAA